Genomic window (Armatimonadota bacterium):
AATCGAGTTGCCGCACACATAGCAGTTGGGCATGCCCACTTGGTCTCACGGTTCACAGCCTTGCGCGATGATCGGGCCGTTCAGGAACAGACTTCCAGCTACGCCTTGAGTGAGACAAGCCAGTCGGTGAGCTCACTCAGGTGGTGAGCCCAGAAGAGCGTCAGTCCCTTGGCCTGTGCGCTCTCAAGGTTGTGGAGTTTGAATACTCCACCAAGAACGGCAGTGGGGACGACGTTGATTGAACCCATGTGACTATCCCAATACACCGCCTTCACTGCCGCATCATTGTTCAAGCGCTTCACAGAGTTTGTTGAGGAATTGGAGACCTTGCACTCGATCGGCATGCACCGCCCGTCGTATAGCCCGACTAAGAAGTCCGCCTTCCTTTCGCCAAGGTGACTTTCCCCGCAGAACTCACCGGGCCCGGGAGCAAGTGAAATATTGGTGGCCTTGCGAGTCGGCACATTTGTGTAACCGATGTCCAGTAGGGCCTGCGCGACCTGGGCTTCCTGAGCCTTCTTCCCATCGCTTCGTCTCAGGGTCGCTGTCTTCTGGGCTGCAACGAGTGCGGCGCTAGCAATCGTGGCTGCTGTCCGCTCGGCTTCAGTTGACTCGCGGGACTCAGTAAACCAAGGGAATCTCCGCCGATCAAGCCCGTCTCTCAGGATCGATACAACGCGCGTGGCGCCCTCAGGGTCGGCCTTGAGTGCCGCCTTGCTGAGTTTGCTTTCCGCCAGCACCACGAGGTCATCGGTTGAGACGGGAGGGCCTGTCAAGTACCGCAGTG
Coding sequences:
- a CDS encoding XamI family restriction endonuclease, with the protein product MIAPPRWTKETLENERQQAIEVFKKQRMEEPLEAYLHYFDKFVTIFEEVLERTVDLKELESQASELMTDEDTLIALRYLTGPPVSTDDLVVLAESKLSKAALKADPEGATRVVSILRDGLDRRRFPWFTESRESTEAERTAATIASAALVAAQKTATLRRSDGKKAQEAQVAQALLDIGYTNVPTRKATNISLAPGPGEFCGESHLGERKADFLVGLYDGRCMPIECKVSNSSTNSVKRLNNDAAVKAVYWDSHMGSINVVPTAVLGGVFKLHNLESAQAKGLTLFWAHHLSELTDWLVSLKA